In the genome of Meiothermus sp. CFH 77666, one region contains:
- a CDS encoding M20 family metallopeptidase, which yields MKPLEHLQPQLPAILQDLEAIVTLEAPSYDLPGLDRVARWIAEQFEPYGRLERQETENGPMLRVQVPGSGKKVLVLCHFDTVHPVGAFAVPWKVEGERAYGPGVYDMKGNIVQLLWALRTNAALSLGRPQLELLFTPDEEVGSQASRAAIEAGARRNDLVLVLEAPMGNGDLKVARKGVGQYRLTAHGKPAHQGVEPEKGINAIVELAHQIPKIVALQDWNQGTTLGPNVIKGGTTSNVVAATAWVDIDLRAWTMAEAERVERELRALQPVLPGASLSLEGGLNRPPMEPSPASLELFEMARRIGAEVGLELGPGRVGGGSDGNFTAALGVPTLDGLGLFGEAAHQLTENVYIPQIPARIALLCGILDELSR from the coding sequence GAGGCCCCCTCCTACGACCTTCCCGGTCTGGATCGGGTGGCCCGCTGGATTGCAGAGCAGTTTGAGCCTTACGGAAGGCTCGAGCGCCAGGAAACCGAGAACGGCCCCATGCTCCGCGTACAGGTGCCGGGGAGCGGGAAAAAAGTGCTGGTGCTCTGCCACTTCGACACCGTACATCCGGTGGGCGCTTTTGCGGTGCCCTGGAAAGTGGAGGGCGAACGGGCCTATGGCCCCGGCGTCTACGACATGAAGGGCAACATCGTGCAGCTTCTGTGGGCCCTGCGCACCAATGCGGCCCTGAGTCTGGGCAGACCCCAGCTCGAGCTGCTCTTCACCCCCGACGAGGAGGTGGGTTCGCAGGCTTCGCGGGCGGCCATCGAGGCCGGAGCCCGGCGCAACGACCTGGTGCTGGTGTTGGAGGCGCCCATGGGCAACGGCGACCTCAAGGTAGCCCGCAAAGGGGTGGGCCAGTACCGCCTCACCGCCCACGGCAAGCCCGCCCACCAGGGCGTCGAGCCTGAAAAGGGCATCAACGCCATTGTGGAGCTGGCCCACCAGATTCCCAAAATTGTGGCCCTGCAAGACTGGAACCAGGGCACCACCCTGGGGCCCAACGTCATCAAGGGCGGGACGACCAGCAACGTGGTGGCGGCCACGGCCTGGGTGGATATCGACCTGCGGGCCTGGACCATGGCCGAGGCCGAGCGGGTGGAGCGCGAACTCCGGGCTTTGCAGCCGGTGCTGCCGGGGGCGTCGCTCTCGCTCGAGGGTGGCCTGAACCGACCCCCCATGGAGCCTTCCCCGGCTTCGCTCGAGCTGTTCGAGATGGCCCGGCGTATCGGGGCCGAAGTGGGCCTAGAGCTAGGGCCTGGAAGGGTAGGGGGCGGCTCGGATGGCAACTTCACGGCGGCTCTGGGCGTACCCACCCTGGATGGGCTGGGCTTGTTCGGCGAGGCGGCCCATCAGCTCACCGAGAACGTCTACATACCGCAAATCCCGGCCCGCATCGCCTTGCTGTGTGGCATTCTGGACGAACTCTCCCGATGA